One region of Bactrocera neohumeralis isolate Rockhampton chromosome 5, APGP_CSIRO_Bneo_wtdbg2-racon-allhic-juicebox.fasta_v2, whole genome shotgun sequence genomic DNA includes:
- the LOC126758161 gene encoding uncharacterized protein LOC126758161, which produces MNINQENCNNGFQQRPPEHQYPPAQHYSLSLQPTLHQSVSAAAAAAIDTGPHSLSTNSQLQDLELEYLKKAHAHAQAHAQAQAAALVYNYERQQQHQLQQQQQQQALGRRSSADHEFPIKRNTHHKHSLAITTSASMVMSPSRRPSPPRAVAHPLNMHMSSLAHAQMQLQSQLHQKFSAAVAGGNNLTPTNHLTTYFRNQTSPACGIPPLPPLPPTSSGSTANTQQQHSPANSVNASGSSPGGNLQQSANSKSSHNQHNPLSHLQSMQPFDFRKISSAAFGAMPSLPPTRMSPNEIAHHQHLQQQAAQQAAMLAQARRRINEASTPSEKNAAVAAAAAAAAQSNQFFNAMAISGHPLPFPLPPPPPLPTHGPPGTSPSSVPSASSLPPGLTSNQVAAIAAAAAASGNPMPHSLLASHFPTINPVLNMGKPPSVRSKSPETEESKHTLHRSDSGNMGHLREGGSVAHAQHPNSNRHHHHPVTPPISIGSAAISSSYQSQHHEARQSRSSQMEHSSSHSSQRLTRFSASSSIRPGRKSHSPGKRQWGTLPANLGTQFINPVTGKKRVQCNVCLKTFCDKGALKIHFSAVHLREMHKCTVDGCSMMFSSRRSRNRHSANPNPKLHSPHLRRKISPHDGRTAQPHPLLLQPPNGLMAGLNPFGTFPLLTPPPDMRHHHMASMHDMKHGSAELMHRSYMDNAMLGQYNTRSRHRQDSESHLDDDEDDSILDGGIHIGDDDDDDDDDDDGEGIVVVGDEADSILEKTNSEDYNTDGDGDGDGDEATDIGENSHDMDLTTSTPTTTDYKQKTKDASSNKEQGGDCGMVVESGATDQHSSESNDDSLSVADSFSMRGDYESYTFPGIGSGGSNSTANTPSSTSNKRKRKSQNPVRCTVQSDENSCDNSTEFDVAADLSLKKASPKTPFANKETKADGSKENTSLDLSKRTRKSQSPEPPVANSNPSESTKVLPSPPLTPSTSISEPTSSARPHLLPSTQLKSEPIDEDYEQQLDIQNGSNTTTAQEQVHSLDLSASNKRSSEHMVDPSDSTTKSSDDNEKLITSIKQEQIEEEHTLAATNANSNRNEHCSVRIKSELVEEESKLDISTTDAACQIKNNNNNVLQSNADTKCREKYDISTAPNDSLHQQTNQETNGEMLPEETEVPIDKDNPLKCTACGEVFQNHFHLKTHYQNVHLKLHHKCNIDGCNAAFPSKRSRDRHSSNLNLHRKLLSTGDNHHHDSLPEHMTTNSNKSFDSANNPNCSVANSIQAEFLARLYAGSHGLPPLNFDALKQHLPAPVTHAQNFPEATFMTDPRLLLSHPSNPLLFPGLTGLPGFPHLAPHLLAAPFNGLNPFCRRPSSESHSPHSTPPPSSTVRSPHCSPHSSGQQPSKTLSERSYQNSPTDCDASTGSPSVPEKSLAKASTASASHLLPPPPQGQTPDRIS; this is translated from the coding sequence ATGAATATTAATCAGGAAAATTGCAACAACGGATTCCAGCAGCGACCTCCAGAACACCAGTATCCGCCAGCACAACACTACTCGCTTTCACTACAGCCGACGCTACATCAGTCGGTatctgctgctgccgctgccgccaTCGATACCGGACCGCACTCGCTCTCAACCAACTCACAGCTGCAAGACCTCGAGCTTGAATATTTGAAGAAGGCGCACGCTCACGCTCAAGCGCATGCTCAAGCACAGGCCGCCGCTCTTGTTTACAACTACGAGAGACAGCAGCAACatcaactgcaacaacaacagcaacagcaagcgCTAGGGCGACGTTCAAGTGCCGATCACGAGTTTCCCATTAAACGGAACACCCATCATAAGCATAGTTTAGCAATAACGACGTCAGCTTCTATGGTTATGTCACCGAGTCGACGTCCGTCGCCGCCGCGTGCAGTTGCGCATCCACTGAATATGCATATGAGTTCTTTGGCGCATGCGCAGATGCAGCTTCAGTCCCAGTTGCATCAAAAGTTTTCGGCAGCAGTTGCCGGTGGCAACAACCTGACGCCGACAAATCATTTGACCACTTACTTTCGAAACCAGACTTCCCCAGCTTGTGGCATACCGCCCTTGCCTCCACTCCCACCAACTTCCAGCGGTAGCACAGCAAACACGCAGCAGCAGCACTCACCAGCGAATTCGGTCAACGCGAGTGGGAGTAGCCCTGGTGGCAACCTTCAGCAATCAGCTAATTCGAAGTCTTCGCACAATCAGCACAACCCGCTAAGTCACTTGCAGAGCATGCAACCATTCGACTTTCGCAAGATCAGCTCGGCAGCTTTTGGAGCTATGCCATCGCTGCCACCAACACGCATGAGCCCCAACGAAATTGCACATCATCAACATTTACAGCAGCAAGCAGCTCAGCAAGCCGCAATGCTAGCGCAAGCACGTCGTCGCATAAATGAAGCTTCCACTCCATCAGAGAAGAATGCCGCAGTCGCTGCAGCTGCCGCTGCTGCAGCCCAAAGTAATCAGTTCTTCAATGCGATGGCTATATCGGGACATCCGTTGCCTTTTCCTTTACCTCCACCGCCCCCACTACCTACGCACGGGCCGCCGGGCACATCTCCATCGAGTGTGCCGTCAGCATCTAGCTTACCACCGGGTTTAACTAGTAACCAAGTGGCAGCTATAGCGGCAGCGGCTGCAGCTTCTGGCAACCCAATGCCTCACAGTCTTCTGGCGTCACATTTTCCCACTATTAATCCTGTCCTCAACATGGGAAAGCCACCATCCGTACGATCTAAATCTCCAGAAACTGAAGAATCGAAGCATACATTACACCGGTCAGACAGCGGAAATATGGGCCATCTACGCGAAGGTGGCAGTGTGGCACATGCACAACACCCAAACTCTAATCGGCATCATCATCATCCCGTGACGCCACCCATTTCCATAGGCTCCGCGGCCATCTCTAGTTCATACCAAAGTCAACATCATGAAGCCCGTCAATCGCGTTCAAGCCAAATGGAACACTCATCCTCTCACTCCTCACAGCGACTTACACGATTTTCTGCCAGTTCTAGCATACGACCCGGACGAAAATCTCATTCACCGGGCAAACGTCAATGGGGCACATTGCCTGCTAATTTGGGAACACAATTTATCAACCCAGTTACCGGCAAGAAACGTGTACAATGCAATGTCTGTTTAAAGACTTTCTGCGACAAGGGCGCGCTGAAAATACACTTTTCAGCAGTACACTTGCGAGAAATGCACAAATGTACGGTTGATGGGTGTAGTATGATGTTTAGTTCTCGTCGGTCTAGAAATCGTCATAGCGCTAATCCGAATCCGAAACTGCATTCTCCTCACCTTAGACGCAAAATATCACCCCATGATGGACGTACGGCCCAACCGCACCCATTACTATTACAACCACCCAATGGACTTATGGCTGGTCTCAACCCATTCGGCACTTTTCCGTTACTGACGCCACCGCCCGATATGAGACACCATCATATGGCCAGCATGCATGATATGAAGCATGGTTCAGCTGAATTAATGCATCGTTCTTATATGGACAATGCAATGTTGGGACAGTACAATACACGATCTCGCCACCGCCAAGATAGCGAAAGTCATTTAGACGATGACGAGGACGACAGCATTTTGGATGGGGGCATTCACATAGGagatgatgatgacgatgatgatgatgacgacgaCGGCGAGGGTATAGTTGTGGTGGGAGATGAAGCCGACAGTATTTTAGAGAAAACGAACTCAGAGGACTACAACACTGATGGCGATGGCGATGGCGATGGCGACGAAGCTACCGACATAGGTGAAAATAGTCACGATATGGATCTCACCACATCTACACCTACAACGACTGACTATAAGCAAAAAACCAAAGATGCATCTTCCAATAAGGAACAAGGCGGTGACTGTGGCATGGTCGTTGAGTCAGGTGCAACAGATCAACACAGTAGCGAGAGTAACGATGACTCTTTGAGTGTTGCGGATTCCTTCAGTATGCGCGGTGATTACGAAAGTTATACATTTCCGGGCATAGGCAGTGGAGGTAGTAACAGTACCGCAAACACACCAAGCTCAACgtcaaacaaaagaaaacgtAAAAGTCAGAACCCAGTTCGATGTACAGTGCAATCTGATGAAAATTCCTGTGATAACTCTACTGAATTCGATGTAGCCGCCGATTTATCACTGAAAAAAGCTTCACCAAAAACACCTTTTGCGAATAAGGAAACCAAGGCTGATGgttcaaaagaaaatacatcTTTAGATTTATCAAAACGAACTCGAAAATCTCAAAGCCCTGAACCACCCGTAGCTAACTCAAATCCCAGTGAGAGTACGAAAGTACTTCCATCACCACCGCTAACACCATCAACATCGATTAGTGAACCTACATCATCGGCACGCCCACATCTATTGCCCAGCACGCAGCTGAAATCAGAGCCAATCGACGAAGATTATGAACAACAACTAGATATTCAGAATGGCTCCAACACAACAACAGCTCAAGAACAAGTGCATTCATTAGACTTATCAGCCAGCAATAAGCGAAGCTCGGAGCATATGGTGGATCCATCAGATTCGACAACCAAAAGTTCAGATGATAATGAGAAACTAATTACCTCGATTAAGCAGGAACAAATAGAAGAAGAGCATACATTAGCAGCCACAAATGCAAATTCGAATCGAAATGAACATTGTTCAGTGAGGATAAAAAGTGAGCTGGTAGAAGAAGAGAGCAAATTGGACATATCAACCACGGACGCAGCATGTCaaatcaaaaacaataacaataatgtcTTACAATCAAATGCGGACACCAAGTGTAGGGAGAAATACGACATCTCAACTGCGCCAAACGATTCCCTGCACCAGCAAACCAACCAAGAAACCAATGGAGAAATGTTACCAGAAGAGACCGAAGTACCGATCGACAAAGATAACCCACTCAAGTGCACGGCGTGCGGTGAAGTATTCCAGAATCACTTCCATTTAAAAACACACTACCAAAATGTGCATCTGAAATTGCACCATAAATGCAACATTGACGGCTGCAACGCTGCCTTTCCTTCGAAACGGAGCCGAGACCGCCACAGTTCCAATTTGAATTTACACCGAAAATTGCTGTCAACGGGCGACAACCACCACCACGACTCTCTGCCCGAACATATGACAACGAATAGTAATAAGAGCTTCGACAGCGCTAACAACCCGAACTGCAGCGTAGCCAATTCAATTCAAGCTGAATTTTTGGCTCGACTTTATGCTGGTTCACACGGTTTACCTCCATTGAACTTTGATGCTCTGAAACAACATTTACCGGCACCGGTTACACATGCACAAAACTTTCCAGAGGCAACTTTTATGACAGATCCGCGACTTTTACTCAGTCATCCAAGTAATCCATTGCTCTTCCCTGGCCTAACCGGGCTTCCAGGATTCCCCCACTTAGCACCTCACTTATTAGCTGCGCCATTCAATGGCCTTAATCCATTTTGTCGTCGGCCTTCATCCGAGTCGCACTCGCCACACTCCACGCCACCACCTTCAAGTACGGTGCGTTCACCACACTGCTCCCCGCATAGCAGCGGACAACAACCATCTAAAACCTTGTCCGAACGATCCTACCAAAATTCACCGACGGATTGCGACGCCAGCACAGGATCACCGAGCGTCCCCGAAAAAAGCCTTGCGAAAGCGTCGACGGCAAGTGCTTCGCATCTGCTTCCACCCCCACCACAAGGTCAGACGCCCGATCGAATATCATGA